One window of Diabrotica undecimpunctata isolate CICGRU chromosome 8, icDiaUnde3, whole genome shotgun sequence genomic DNA carries:
- the LOC140448571 gene encoding uncharacterized protein, which translates to MNYFLCVSFLVALATVNAGYAGSYGGHEGYGGDHGGHDLSHTVEITKHVPIPVYKHEAVPIPHTIPVPVPKPVAVPVPQPYPVHIKVPQPVAVPVIKTITIPVEKPVPYKVEKEIPYHVEKPVPVPVEKHIPIRIPKPVPVKVPVYKVIYHHSKH; encoded by the coding sequence TTGTGTGTATCATTCTTAGTGGCTCTCGCAACCGTAAATGCCGGTTACGCAGGCAGTTACGGAGGTCATGAAGGCTATGGTGGAGATCACGGTGGCCACGATCTTTCCCACACTGTGGAAATAACCAAGCACGTGCCAATTCCTGTCTACAAACACGAAGCAGTTCCAATTCCCCACACTATTCCAGTTCCAGTGCCAAAACCAGTAGCAGTACCCGTACCACAACCCTACCCCGTCCACATTAAAGTTCCCCAACCTGTTGCCGTACCTGTCATCAAAACCATCACCATTCCCGTAGAGAAACCAGTACCTTACAAGGTCGAAAAGGAAATTCCATACCACGTTGAAAAACCAGTACCAGTTCCAGTAGAAAAACATATTCCCATCAGAATCCCCAAACCAGTTCCCGTCAAAGTACCAGTTTACAAAGTTATATACCACCATAGCAAACACTAA